The following are encoded in a window of Brevibacillus sp. DP1.3A genomic DNA:
- a CDS encoding DEAD/DEAH box helicase: MAKSFASFGFRPELMQGIQDLYYKEPTQIQEEAIPLIMEGKDLIGQAQTGTGKTAAFMLPILNALEEGKRDIQALILTPTRELSIQIAKEVEKLGKHLNVNVLSLHGGTDIDKQLSKLKETVHVVVGTPGRVLDHMKRGSLHFGRISTLVLDEADKMMEMGFLEDVEQVIVHTPSQRQVLLFSATMPDLVKRLAHRFMKQPPHIKIEGKQKTVERIEQFYYVVNQSDKTDALVDVLEQEQPFLTIVFANTQVRVQQLTARLQENGLSAKALYGDLSQNKREQLMKQFREIRFQYLIATDIAARGLDVEGVTHVINYDLPNDVDSYIHRVGRTGRAGQKGKAISLISPRQKNLMARFAKATKASIEERIMQAGRHLDAGRRQRAEEREAHFVELRVQQAKEQQKEKDKEFTPVRDALKKKTKVKPGYKKKMARELGELQTQYEKNRKKAEAIAARKAGKSVKPGDAKKAGKGGAARSAKGGKPFNQSSSAGKTRGR; encoded by the coding sequence ATGGCAAAATCGTTTGCGTCTTTTGGTTTCCGTCCGGAGCTGATGCAAGGGATTCAAGACCTGTATTATAAAGAACCGACACAAATTCAAGAGGAAGCCATTCCTCTCATTATGGAAGGCAAAGATCTAATCGGACAAGCTCAGACAGGTACGGGTAAAACAGCTGCATTCATGCTGCCGATCCTCAACGCATTGGAAGAGGGAAAACGCGACATTCAAGCGCTCATCCTCACCCCGACACGTGAGCTTTCCATTCAGATTGCAAAAGAAGTAGAAAAGCTGGGCAAACACCTGAATGTGAATGTACTCTCCCTGCACGGTGGAACGGATATTGACAAACAACTGAGCAAGCTAAAAGAAACGGTTCATGTTGTTGTAGGAACACCAGGACGTGTACTGGATCATATGAAGCGCGGATCGCTTCACTTTGGACGAATCTCCACACTCGTGCTGGATGAAGCCGATAAAATGATGGAAATGGGCTTCTTGGAGGATGTGGAGCAAGTAATCGTCCACACGCCTTCTCAACGTCAGGTGCTGTTGTTCTCGGCTACGATGCCTGATCTGGTAAAAAGACTGGCGCACCGCTTCATGAAGCAGCCACCGCATATCAAAATCGAGGGCAAGCAAAAAACGGTTGAGCGCATTGAGCAATTTTACTATGTAGTCAACCAGAGCGATAAGACAGACGCTCTCGTCGATGTACTGGAGCAAGAGCAGCCGTTCTTGACCATTGTGTTTGCAAATACCCAAGTACGTGTGCAACAGCTTACGGCCCGCCTGCAGGAAAATGGCCTCTCGGCGAAAGCCCTGTACGGTGATTTGTCTCAAAACAAGCGGGAACAATTGATGAAGCAATTCCGTGAGATACGTTTCCAATACTTGATCGCAACAGATATCGCTGCTCGTGGACTCGATGTAGAAGGTGTAACACATGTCATCAACTACGATTTGCCGAATGACGTGGACAGCTACATTCACCGCGTCGGTCGTACTGGTCGTGCGGGACAAAAAGGAAAAGCGATCTCCCTCATTTCTCCTCGTCAGAAAAACTTGATGGCTCGTTTTGCCAAAGCGACGAAGGCTTCGATCGAAGAAAGAATTATGCAGGCAGGACGCCATCTGGATGCCGGACGTCGTCAGCGCGCAGAAGAACGGGAAGCTCATTTTGTTGAGCTGCGAGTGCAACAGGCGAAGGAGCAACAGAAGGAAAAAGACAAAGAATTCACTCCAGTACGTGATGCCTTGAAGAAAAAGACGAAGGTAAAGCCAGGCTACAAAAAGAAGATGGCGCGTGAGCTGGGAGAACTGCAAACGCAGTACGAGAAAAACCGCAAGAAGGCAGAAGCGATTGCGGCACGTAAAGCGGGTAAATCCGTGAAGCCAGGCGATGCCAAAAAAGCGGGAAAAGGTGGAGCAGCACGCTCTGCGAAGGGCGGAAAACCGTTTAATCAATCCTCATCCGCTGGGAAAACACGTGGAAGATAA
- a CDS encoding MFS transporter, whose amino-acid sequence MGNKWVVYILALAVFLIGTVEYLISGIIQMVAADLGVTTSSAGFLVTAFALSAAVGAPIVIAVTIHLDRKKLLLMMLGIFILSNWLVYVSPSFEMMLVTRMIQGLSGGVATVVAMAVSTRLVEEGNRGRAIGIILMGLSSSLVLGLPVGTFLSEVIGWRLLFIFIGVLSLVPLLVIYQKVPLIKAQEAVTPRAQLAVIKNKKILAAVVITLLYIGAYSTLFTYIAPFLLTKAKLSASEISGILFLAGICSFMGSKIGGVIADRKGPKFTIYFGLSLQASMLLLLSVMDGVITAHIVIIMLWMFATWATSPAQQLYLVTQVSRSPDIALSINTSFIQFGFALGSWVGGLVISNSSLEHLGWYGFVIALLSLLLAIRLFTLKKEQLSA is encoded by the coding sequence ATGGGAAATAAATGGGTTGTCTATATTCTCGCTTTGGCAGTTTTCCTGATTGGGACGGTGGAGTATCTGATAAGCGGCATCATTCAAATGGTGGCAGCTGATCTGGGTGTCACGACGTCGTCTGCCGGATTTCTTGTCACTGCATTTGCCCTTTCTGCGGCAGTAGGGGCTCCCATTGTCATCGCTGTTACGATCCATCTTGACCGAAAAAAATTATTACTCATGATGCTTGGCATTTTTATTTTGAGCAACTGGCTGGTCTATGTGAGTCCTTCATTTGAGATGATGCTGGTTACACGGATGATCCAAGGACTCAGTGGAGGAGTTGCTACTGTTGTTGCGATGGCGGTATCTACACGGCTAGTTGAAGAAGGCAATCGTGGACGAGCAATCGGCATCATTTTGATGGGATTGAGCAGCTCGCTTGTACTTGGCCTCCCGGTTGGCACTTTTTTAAGTGAAGTGATTGGCTGGAGACTGCTGTTTATTTTTATTGGAGTGCTGAGCTTGGTTCCGCTGCTTGTCATTTATCAAAAAGTTCCGCTTATTAAAGCGCAGGAGGCTGTAACACCGCGGGCACAGCTGGCTGTTATAAAAAATAAAAAGATTCTGGCAGCGGTTGTTATCACGCTGTTGTACATCGGCGCTTATTCAACATTGTTTACCTATATTGCGCCTTTCCTGCTAACCAAGGCAAAGCTTTCGGCATCCGAGATTTCTGGGATTCTGTTTCTTGCAGGCATTTGCAGTTTTATGGGGTCAAAAATTGGGGGGGTTATCGCAGATCGCAAGGGGCCGAAATTTACGATTTATTTTGGACTCTCCCTTCAGGCAAGTATGCTGCTTTTGCTTTCGGTCATGGATGGAGTGATAACTGCCCATATCGTGATCATCATGCTATGGATGTTCGCCACATGGGCAACGTCTCCAGCCCAACAGCTATATCTGGTTACCCAGGTGTCCCGATCGCCGGATATCGCGCTTAGCATCAATACATCCTTTATTCAATTTGGCTTCGCTTTGGGATCATGGGTTGGGGGACTGGTGATCAGCAACTCCTCTTTGGAGCATCTAGGCTGGTACGGATTTGTTATTGCGTTGCTGTCACTATTGCTCGCGATCCGTTTGTTTACTTTAAAGAAGGAGCAGCTATCAGCGTAG
- a CDS encoding MerR family transcriptional regulator produces the protein MFKISEFSRLSRIPLQTLRYYDQIGILKPAKIDDTTGYRYYCAEQLLQINRIVIFKELGFSLQQIAQLLHENIPAEQIRGMLRLKENEIQSLLEMEMSKLARIKERVQLVEREGRIEKEHEVVLKQVDGMQLISYSALGAAEDIPWLFQIFDSLLDASLKSSLTGPKTVLWKETGTKDQLFELGVGYASKTESVKLPEQMERSFLPAETMATLLFRSDSTFKESACLDLATWIEQHGYCIRSEQPGREIYVPLSEEPGVELIEIQIPIEPRGQSEHGK, from the coding sequence TTGTTCAAAATCAGCGAGTTTTCCCGACTGAGTCGAATTCCGTTGCAAACGTTGCGCTATTATGATCAGATTGGGATTCTAAAACCAGCAAAAATCGATGATACGACCGGGTACCGATATTACTGTGCCGAACAGCTTCTGCAGATCAATCGAATTGTCATCTTCAAAGAATTGGGGTTCTCATTGCAGCAGATTGCGCAATTGCTTCACGAGAATATACCAGCCGAACAAATTCGGGGCATGCTGAGGCTCAAAGAAAATGAAATCCAGTCCCTGCTGGAGATGGAAATGTCAAAGCTTGCCCGTATTAAAGAACGGGTGCAGCTTGTTGAACGGGAGGGGAGGATCGAGAAGGAGCATGAGGTTGTTCTGAAGCAGGTAGATGGCATGCAATTGATTTCCTATTCAGCATTGGGTGCTGCTGAAGATATTCCTTGGCTGTTTCAAATATTCGATAGTTTGCTTGATGCCAGCCTGAAATCATCCTTGACTGGTCCCAAAACAGTGCTATGGAAGGAAACCGGAACGAAGGACCAGCTTTTCGAACTTGGGGTGGGCTACGCTAGTAAAACAGAATCTGTCAAACTGCCTGAGCAAATGGAACGAAGCTTCTTGCCTGCCGAGACAATGGCTACGCTACTATTCCGTTCGGATTCGACCTTTAAAGAATCAGCTTGCCTGGATCTGGCTACGTGGATTGAACAGCATGGTTACTGTATTCGAAGCGAGCAGCCTGGCAGAGAAATCTATGTTCCCTTATCAGAAGAGCCTGGAGTTGAGCTCATAGAAATCCAGATTCCAATTGAACCAAGGGGGCAAAGTGAGCATGGGAAATAA
- a CDS encoding M42 family metallopeptidase, with product MDDLTKLIKDLTEADGVPGHEREVRVKMEEYLQPLSDELVKDRLGGVLGKKTGAENGPKILLAGHLDEVGFMVTHITPKGYLRFIQLGGWWTHNILSQRVKVKTRKGEYLGLIGSKAPHALEKEEREKVMKLKDLYIDIGAKDEADAKEMGVRPGDWIVPDSDFTTMRGGELWVAKALDNRAGCALAIEVLKRLQSEEHPNVVYAGATVQEEVGTRGAGTVANLVEPDIAFAVDVGLAYDTPGNESYPMTCNVGDGPLVMLFDATMIPHTGLRDLVFDTAEELGINIQVDALAGGGTDAAKFHTSGIGCPSIVVGFATRYIHSHNAIMSKSDFEKAAQLLTAVIKKLDKETVQQLLDR from the coding sequence GACGGAGTGCCTGGGCACGAGCGCGAGGTCAGGGTGAAGATGGAGGAGTACTTACAGCCTCTCAGCGACGAGCTGGTAAAGGATCGGCTGGGTGGGGTACTCGGGAAGAAGACGGGGGCAGAAAACGGTCCGAAAATTTTACTCGCGGGACATTTGGATGAAGTGGGCTTCATGGTGACGCATATCACGCCAAAAGGGTACTTGCGTTTTATCCAGTTGGGCGGATGGTGGACGCATAATATCCTCTCACAGCGAGTGAAGGTCAAGACACGCAAAGGCGAATATCTCGGGCTCATTGGTTCAAAGGCACCACACGCTCTGGAAAAAGAAGAGCGGGAAAAAGTCATGAAGCTCAAGGATTTGTACATTGACATCGGGGCAAAAGATGAAGCAGATGCAAAGGAAATGGGTGTTCGCCCAGGTGATTGGATTGTTCCTGACAGTGATTTTACGACGATGCGCGGCGGAGAGCTGTGGGTCGCAAAGGCGCTCGATAATCGAGCGGGGTGTGCACTGGCAATCGAGGTGCTGAAACGTTTGCAGTCAGAAGAACATCCAAATGTGGTATACGCCGGTGCAACCGTGCAGGAAGAAGTTGGGACTCGCGGTGCTGGCACAGTAGCGAATCTGGTTGAACCAGATATTGCTTTTGCCGTCGATGTTGGACTCGCATATGACACGCCTGGAAATGAATCGTATCCGATGACCTGCAATGTGGGGGACGGTCCGCTTGTCATGTTATTTGATGCCACGATGATTCCGCATACCGGATTGCGCGATCTCGTATTCGACACAGCAGAGGAGCTCGGCATCAATATCCAGGTGGATGCTCTCGCAGGAGGCGGAACAGACGCAGCGAAATTCCATACAAGCGGAATTGGCTGCCCGTCTATTGTCGTCGGCTTTGCGACACGGTATATTCACAGCCATAATGCGATTATGTCAAAAAGTGATTTTGAAAAAGCTGCACAGCTGCTGACAGCCGTCATCAAGAAGCTCGATAAGGAAACGGTTCAACAACTGCTCGATAGATGA